One genomic region from Strix uralensis isolate ZFMK-TIS-50842 chromosome 5, bStrUra1, whole genome shotgun sequence encodes:
- the MYH9 gene encoding myosin-9, whose protein sequence is MSQRDADKYLYVDKNIINNPLTQADWAAKKLVWVPSEKNGFEAASLKEEVGDEAIVELAENGKKVKVNKDDIQKMNPPKFSKVEDMAELTCLNEASVLHNLKERYYSGLIYTYSGLFCVVINPYKNLPIYSEEIVEMYKGKKRHEMPPHIYAITDTAYRSMMQDREDQSILCTGESGAGKTENTKKVIQYLAHVASSHKSKKDQGELERQLLQANPILEAFGNAKTVKNDNSSRFGKFIRINFDVNGYIVGANIETYLLEKSRAIRQAKEERTFHIFYYLLSGAGEHLKTDLLLEPYNKYRFLSNGHVTIPGQQDKDMFQETMEAMKIMGIPDEEQIGLLKVISGVLQLGNIVFKKERNTDQASMPDNTAAQKVSHLLGINVTDFTRGILTPRIKVGRDYVQKAQTKEQADFAIEALAKATYERMFRWLVMRINKALDKTKRQGASFIGILDIAGFEIFELNSFEQLCINYTNEKLQQLFNHTMFILEQEEYQREGIEWNFIDFGLDLQPCIDLIEKPAGPPGILALLDEECWFPKATDKSFVEKVVQEQGTHPKFQKPKQLKDKADFCIIHYAGKVDYKADEWLMKNMDPLNDNIATLLHQSSDKFVSELWKDVDRIVGLDQVAGMSDTALPGAFKTRKGMFRTVGQLYKEQLAKLMATLRNTNPNFVRCIIPNHEKKAGKLDPHLVLDQLRCNGVLEGIRICRQGFPNRVVFQEFRQRYEILTPNAIPKGFMDGKQACVLMIKALELDSNLYRIGQSKVFFRAGVLAHLEEERDLKITDVIIGFQACCRGYLARKAFAKRQQQLTAMKVLQRNCAAYLKLRNWQWWRLFTKVKPLLQVSRQEEEMMAKEEELIKVKEKQLAAENRLSEMETFQAQLMAEKMQLQEQLQAETELCAEAEEIRARLTAKKQELEEICHDLEARVEEEEERCQHLQAEKKKMQQNIQELEEQLEEEESARQKLQLEKVTTEAKLKKLEEDVIVLEDQNLKLAKEKKLLEDRMSEFTTNLTEEEEKSKSLAKLKNKHEAMITDLEERLRREEKQRQELEKTRRKLEGDSSDLHDQIAELQAQIAELKMQLAKKEEELQAALARVEEEAAQKNMALKKIRELESQITELQEDLESERAFRNKAEKQKRDLGEELEALKTELEDTLDSTAAQQELRSKREQEVTVLKKTLEDEAKTHEAQIQEMRQKHSQAIEELAEQLEQTKRVKANLEKAKQALESERAELSNEVKVLLQGKGDAEHKRKKVDAQLQELQVKFTEGERVKTELAERVNKLQVELDNVTGLLNQSDSKSIKLAKDFSALESQLQDTQELLQEETRLKLSLSTKLKQMEDEKNSFKEQLEEEEETKRNLEKQISILQQQATDAKKKMDDGLGCLESAEEARKKLQKDLEGLNQRYEEKTAAYDKLEKTKTRLQQELDDLTVDLDHQRQIVSNLEKKQKKFDQLLAEEKNISAKYAEERDRAEAEAREKETKALSLARALEEAIEQKAELERINKQFRAEMEDLMSSKDDVGKSVHELEKAKRALEQQVEEMKTQLEELEDELQATEDAKLRLEVNQQAMKAQFDRDLQGRDEQNEEKKKQLIRQVREMEVELEDERKQRSMAVAARKKLEMDLKDLESHIDTANKNREEAIKQLRKLQAQMKDYMRELEDTRTSREEILAQAKENEKKLKSMEAEMIQLQEELAAAERAKRQAQQERDELADEIANNSGKGALAMEEKRRLEARIAQLEEELEEEQGNTEIINDRLKKANLQIDQMNADLNAERSNAQKNENARQQMERQNKELKLKLQEMESAVKSKYKATITALEAKIAQLEEQLDMETKERQAASKQVRRAEKKLKDILLQVDDERRNAEQFKDQADKANMRLKQLKRQLEEAEEEAQRANASRRKLQRELEDATETADAMNREVSSLKSKLRRGDLPFVVTRRMVRKGTGECSDEEVDGKADAGDAKATE, encoded by the exons aTCGAGAGGATCAGTCCATCCTTTGCAC AGGTGAATCGGGAGCTGGTAAAACGGAGAACACCAAGAAGGTCATTCAGTATCTGGCTCATGTTGCTTCCTCACACAAGTCTAAAAAAGACCAG GGAGAACTGGAGAGACAGTTGCTCCAGGCTAATCCCATCCTGGAGGCCTTTGGAAATGCCAAGACAGTAAAGAATGACAACTCCTCAAGATTT GGGAAGTTCATCAGAATCAACTTTGATGTCAATGGCTACATTGTTGGAGCTAATATCGAGACCT ATCTACTGGAGAAGTCACGTGCAATTCGTCAAGCCAAAGAGGAGAGAACCTTCCACATCTTTTACTACCTGCTATCTGGGGCAGGGGAGCATTTGAAGA CTGACCTGCTGCTGGAGCCTTACAATAAATATCGCTTCCTTTCCAATGGGCATGTTACGATCCCGGGTCAGCAAGACAAAGATATGTTTCAGGAGACCATGGAGGCGATGAAGATCATGGGCATCCCAGATGAGGAGCAGATAG gtctGCTGAAGGTTATCTCAGGTGTTCTTCAACTTGGAAACATAGTCTTCAAGAAGGAGCGTAATACAGACCAAGCCTCTATGCCAGACAATACAG CTGCTCAGAAAGTGTCTCACCTTTTGGGTATCAATGTGACGGATTTCACTAGAGGTATCCTGACTCCTCGCATCAAAGTTGGACGAGATTATGTCCAGAAAGCTCAGACCAAAGAGCAG gcTGACTTTGCCATTGAAGCACTAGCTAAAGCCACTTATGAACGTATGTTCCGGTGGCTGGTTATGCGTATCAACAAAGCATTGGATAAGACCAAGCGACAGGGTGCATCCTTCATTGGAATCCTTGACATTGCTGGCTTTGAGATTTTTGAG TTGAACTCCTTTGAGCAGTTGTGTATTAACTACACAAATGAAAAGTTGCAGCAGCTCTTTAACCACACCATGTTCATTCTGGAGCAAGAGGAGTACCAGAGGGAGGGCATAGAGTGGAATTTCATTGACTTTGGCCTGGATCTGCAGCCCTGCATTGATCTCATAGAGAAGCCG GCTGGGCCTCCTGGTATACTGGCCCTGCTGGATGAAGAGTGCTGGTTCCCAAAAGCAACAGACAAAAGTTTTGTGGAAAAAGTTGTACAAGAGCAAGGCACCCACCCCAAATTTCAGAAGCCAAAACAGCTGAAAGACAAAGCTGACTTCTGTATCATACATTATGCTGGCAAG GTGGATTATAAAGCAGATGAATGGCTGATGAAGAACATGGATCCACTGAATGATAACATTGCAACTCTTCTCCACCAGTCATCGGATAAGTTTGTCTCTGAGCTGTGGAAAGATG TTGACCGTATTGTTGGACTGGATCAGGTAGCTGGTATGTCAGATACAGCATTGCCAGGGGCCTTTAAAACCAGGAAGGGTATGTTCCGAACAGTGGGACAACTCTATAAAGAACAGCTGGCTAAACTGATGGCTACCTTGAGGAACACCAACCCCAACTTTGTCCGTTGCATTATCCCCAACCATGAGAAAAAG GCTGGAAAACTAGATCCCCACTTGGTCCTCGACCAGCTTCGCTGTAATGGAGTGCTGGAAGGAATCCGTATTTGTCGTCAGGGTTTCCCCAACAGAGTTGTATTCCAGGAATTCAGGCAAAG ataTGAAATCTTAACTCCAAATGCAATTCCCAAAGGATTTATGGATGGAAAGCAGGCTTGTGTGCTGATG aTCAAAGCATTGGAGCTGGATTCCAACCTTTACCGAATTGGACAGAGTAAAGTGTTTTTCAGAGCTGGAGTCCTTGCTCATCTTGAAGAAGAGAGAGACCTGAAGATCACAGATGTCATTATTGGCTTCCAAGCATGCTGCAGAGGCTACCTGGCTAGAAA AGCCTTTGCCAAACGCCAGCAGCAATTGACAGCCATGAAAGTGCTTCAGAGGAACTGTGCTGCCTATTTGAAACTGCGGAACTGGCAATGGTGGAGGTTGTTCACCAAg GTGAAGCCCCTTCTGCAAGTAAGCAGACAGGAAGAGGAGATGATGGCCAAGGAAGAAGAACTAATAAAGGTCAAGGAGAAGCAGCTAGCTGCAGAAAATAGACTGAGTGAGATGGAGACCTTCCAGGCCCAG CTAATGGCAGAGAAGATGCAGCTGCAGGAACAGTTGCAAGCAGAAACTGAACTCTGTGCTGAAGCTGAGGAGATAAGAGCCCGCCTGACAGCAAAGAAACAAGAACTGGAGGAGATATGTCATGACCTGGAAgcaagagtggaggaagaggaagaacgGTGTCAACATCTGCaggctgaaaagaagaaaatgcagcagaacaTCCAG GAActagaagagcagcttgaagaAGAGGAAAGTGCAAGGCAGAAGTTGCAACTAGAAAAAGTGACTACAGAGGCCAAATTGAAGAAACTGGAAGAAGATGTGATAGTTCTGGAAGATCAGAATCTCAAACTGGCTAAG GAGAAGAAACTGTTGGAAGACAGAATGTCTGAATTTACAACAAACctgacagaggaagaggaaaagtcTAAGAGTTTAGCCAAACTCAAGAATAAGCATGAGGCCATGATCACAGACCTTGAAG AACGTCTGCGACgtgaagaaaagcagagacaaGAATTGGAAAAGACTCGTCGAAAGCTTGAAGGGGACTCCAGTGATCTGCATGACCAGATTGCTGAGCTGCAGGCTCAGATTGCAGAACTCAAAATGCAGCTGGCCAAGAaggaagaggagctgcaggcagccttAGCTAG GGTGGAAGAAGAGGCAGCTCAGAAGAACATGGCCCTGAAAAAGATCAGGGAACTCGAATCCCAGATCACTGagctgcaggaagacctggagtCAGAGAGAGCATTCAGGAATAAAGCCGAAAAACAGAAGCGGGATCTGGGAGAAGAGCTGGAAGCATTGAAAACAGAGCTAGAAGATACGCTAGATTCTACAGCTGCTCAGCAAGAGCTCAG GTCAAAGAGAGAACAAGAAGTAACGGTTTTGAAGAAGACCCTTGAAGATGAAGCAAAGACTCATGAGGCTCAGATCCAAGAGATGAGGCAAAAACATTCACAAGCTATTGAAGAGCTGGCAGAGCAGTTAGAACAAACCAAACGG gtGAAAGCAAAtcttgaaaaagcaaaacaagcacTGGAAAGTGAGAGGGCTGAACTGTCCAATGAGGTGAAGGTTCTTCTGCAGGGCAAAGGGGATGCTGAGCACAAGCGGAAAAAAGTAGATGCTCAGCTCCAAGAACTGCAGGTGAAATTTACAGAAGGCGAAAGAGTAAAGACCGAACTGGCTGAGAGGGTTAACAAATTGCAG GTTGAGCTGGACAATGTCACAGGTCTTTTGAACCAGTCTGACAGCAAATCAATCAAATTAGCAAAAGACTTCTCTGCTCTGGAATCACAGCTTCAGGATACACAG gagctgctgcaggaggagacTCGCCTAAAACTAAGCCTCAGCACTAAGCTGAAGCAAATGGAGGATGAGAAGAACAGTTTCAAAGAGCAactggaagaagaagaggagacaAAGAGAAACCTGGAGAAGCAGATCTCTATTCTTCAGCAACAG GCAACAGATGCAAAGAAGAAGATGGATGATGGTCTGGGCTGCCTTGAGTCAGCAGAGGAAGCCaggaagaagctgcagaaggACTTGGAGGGCTTGAACCAGCGTTATGAAGAGAAGACAGCTGCGTATGACAAACTGGAAAAAACGAAGACCCgcctgcagcaagagctggaTGACCTCACTGTGGACCTGGATCATCAGCGGCAGATTGTTTCCAACctagagaagaaacagaagaagtTTGATCAG CTTTTGGCAGAGGAGAAGAACATCTCTGCCAAGTATGCAGAAGAAAGGGACCGTGCTGAGGCAGAAGCCCGTGAGAAGGAGACTAAGGCCCTCTCCCTGGCCAGAGCCCTGGAAGAAGCCATAGAGCAGAAAGCTGAGCTGGAACGAATCAATAAGCAGTTCCGTGCAGAGATGGAAGACCTGATGAGTTCCAAGGATGATGTTGGGAAAAGT GTCCATGAGCTGGAGAAGGCTAAGcgagccctggagcagcaggTGGAGGAGATGAAGACACAGCTGGAAGAGTTGGAGGATGAACTGCAGGCCACAGAGGATGCCAAACTGCGGCTAGAAGTGAACCAACAGGCCATGAAGGCACAGTTTGACCGGGACCTCCAGGGACGTGATGAACAGAatgaagagaagaagaaacagctgaTTAGACAA GTGCGGGAGATGGAGGTGGAATTGGAAGACGAACGAAAACAGCGCTCTATGGCTGTGGCTGCCAGGAAGAAGCTAGAGATGGACCTGAAGGATTTGGAAAGCCATATAGATACTGCTAACAAGAATCGTGAAGAAGCCATCAAGCAGCTCCGCAAACTGCAG GCACAAATGAAGGATTACATGCGGGAACTGGAGGACACACGTACTTCCAGAGAAGAGATCTTGGCACAGgccaaagaaaatgagaagaagtTGAAGAGCATGGAGGCAGAGATGATCCAATTGCAGGAG GAACTTGCAGCCGCTGAGCGTGCCAAGCGCCAGGCCCAGCAAGAAAGAGATGAGCTGGCTGATGAGATTGCCAACAACAGTGGTAAAGG AGCATTGGCCATGGAGGAAAAGAGACGCCTGGAGGCCCGGATagctcagctggaggaggagtTAGAAGAAGAACAGGGCAACACAGAGATAATCAATGATCGGCTCAAGAAGGCAAATCTTCAG ATTGATCAGATGAATGCCGACCTGAATGCTGAGCGCAGCAACGCACAGAAGAATGAGAACGCTCGCCAGCAGATGGAGCGTCAGAACAAGGAGCTTAAGCTTAAACTGCAGGAGATGGAGAGTGCGGTAAAGTCCAAGTACAAGGCTACCATCACGGCCTTGGAAGCAAAGATAGCACAGCTGGAAGAGCAGTTGGACATGGAGACAAA GGAGCGCCAggctgccagcaagcaggtgcgCCGTGCTGAGAAGAAGCTGAAAGACATCTTGCTGCAGGTGGATGATGAGAGGCGTAATGCTGAGCAATTCAAAGATCAG GCGGACAAGGCAAACATGCGCTTGAAGCAGCTGAAACGCCAGCTTGAGGAAGCAGAAGAGGAGGCCCAGCGAGCCAATGCATCCCGTAGGAAGCTCCAGCGTGAGCTGGAGGATGCCACTGAAACAGCTGATGCAATGAATAGAGAAGTCAGCTCTCTGAAGAGCAAACTCAG GCGCGGAGACCTGCCGTTTGTCGTGACACGTCGAATGGTCAGGAAGGGTACAGGAGAGTGCTCCGATGAGGAAGTGGACGGCAAGGCAGATGCTGGTGATGCCAAAGCTACTGAATAA